Proteins encoded within one genomic window of Oryza brachyantha chromosome 7, ObraRS2, whole genome shotgun sequence:
- the LOC102715868 gene encoding NAD-dependent malic enzyme 62 kDa isoform, mitochondrial, whose translation MASAAASISRSLRRSRRGGGGHHLLLLARGFVTAECHRPVVLHKRGSDILHDPWFNRGTGFSMTERDRLGLRGLLPPNVVSSQQQIDRFMLDMKRLQKYARDGPSDTYPLAKWRILNRLHDRNETMYYKVLIDNIEEHAPIVYTPTVGLVCQNYSGLFRRPRGMYFSAEDRGEMMSMVYNWPADQVDMIVVTDGSRILGLGDLGVHGIGIAIGKLDLYVAAAGINPQRVLPVMIDVGTNNEKLLKDPLYLGLQEHRLEGEEYVAVIDEFMEAVYARWPNVIVQFEDFQSKWAFRLLQRYRKTYRMFNDDVQGTAGVAIAGLLGAVRAQGRPMLDFPKQKIVVAGAGSAGIGVVNAASRTMARMLGNNEVAFESARSQFWIVDAHGLITEERTNIDPDARPFARRKSELGHQGLSEGASLIEVVKKVKPDVILGLSAVGGLFSKEVLEALKDSSSSRPAIFAMSNPTKNAECTPEEAFSILGEKIIFASGSPFNDVDLGDGKLGHSNQGNNMYLFPGIGLGTLLSGARVISDGMLQAAAERLASYMKDEEVHQGIVYPPISRIRDITKEVAAAVVKEAVAEDLAEGYRDMDARELSRLSEEETMDYVKQNMWTPVYPTIVYKKD comes from the exons atggcgagcgcggcggcgtccatCTCGCGGAGCCTCCGCCGgtcccgccgcggcggcggcggccaccacctcctcctcctagcgCGCGGGTTCGTCACGGCGGAGTGCCACCGCCCCGTGGTGCTCCACAAGCGCGGCTCCGACATCCTCCACGACCCATGGTTCAACCGG GGCACGGGGTTCTCGATGACGGAGAGGGACCGGCTCGGCCTCCGGGGCCTGCTCCCGCCCAACGTCGTCTCCTCCCAgcagcagatcgatcgattca TGCTTGACATGAAACGGCTGCAGAAATATGCGAGAGATGGTCCATCAGATACTTATCCATTAGCAAAATGGCGTATCCTTAATAGACTTCATGACAGAAATGAGACAATGTACTACAAG GTCTTAATAGATAACATTGAGGAGCATGCGCCTATTGTTTACACACCCACTGTTGGGCTCGTTTGCCAAAACTATAGTGGTTTATTTAGACGGCCTCGGGGAATGTATTTTAGTGCAGAAGATCGTGGGGAGATGATGTCCATGGTGTACAATTGGCCAGCTGACCAG GTTGACATGATTGTAGTGACTGATGGAAGCAGGATATTGGGCCTGGGTGATCTGGGGGTGCATGGTATTGGTATTGCCATTGGAAAGCTGGATTtatatgttgctgctgctggaatAAATCCCCAGAGg GTTCTTCCTGTCATGATTGATGTGGGAACAAACAATGAGAAGCTCCTTAAGGATCCTCTGT ATCTTGGGTTACAAGAACATCGTCTGGAAGGAGAAGAATATGTAGCAGTTATCGATGAATTTATGGAAGCTGTTTACGCTCGCTGGCCCAATGTGATTGTCCAG TTTGAAGATTTCCAAAGCAAGTGGGCCTTCAGGTTGTTGCAGCGTTACAGGAAAACTTACCGTATGTTCAATGATGATGTTCAG GGAACCGCTGGCGTTGCTATAGCTGGTCTTTTAGGAGCTGTAAGAGCACAAGGAAGGCCGATGTTAGATTTCCCAAAGCAAAAGATTGTTGTTGCAGGGGCTGGCAG TGCGGGGATTGGAGTTGTGAATGCTGCAAGTAGGACCATGGCAAGGATGCTGGGAAACAATGAAGTTGCTTTTGAGAGTGCCAGGAGTCAATTCTGGATAGTTGATGCCCAT GGTCTAATAACAGAGGAGCGCACAAACATTGACCCTGATGCACGCCCTTTTGCTAGGAGGAAGAGTGAACTGGGTCACCAAGGCCTAAGTGAAGGGGCAAGCTTGATTGAAGTG GTTAAAAAGGTGAAGCCTGATGTGATACTTGGATTATCTGCTGTTGGTGGTTTGTTCTCGAAGGAG GTTCTAGAGGCATTAAAAGATTCATCCTCTTCAAGACCAGCGATTTTTGCAATGTCAAATCCAACTAAGAATG CTGAATGTACACCTGAAGAAGCCTTTTCAATTCTTGGTGAAAAGATCATCTTTGCCAGTGGAAGCCCATTTAACGATGTGGATCTCG GTGATGGAAAGCTTGGTCACTCAAATCAAGGGAATAATATGTATCTCTTTCCTGG TATAGGTCTGGGAACCCTGCTGTCTGGAGCGCGAGTTATCTCTGATGGAATGCTACAGGCTGCAGCTGAACG ccTGGCTTCATACATGAAAGACGAGGAAGTTCATCAAGGGATAGTGTACCCTCCAATCTCCAG aataCGTGATATCACCAAGGAGGTGGCAGCAGCAGTTGTGAAGGAAGCTGTTGCAGAGGATCTAGCTGAGGGGTATCGTGATATGGATGCACGTGAACTTTCAAGACTCAGTGAG